The following are encoded in a window of Vigna unguiculata cultivar IT97K-499-35 chromosome 8, ASM411807v1, whole genome shotgun sequence genomic DNA:
- the LOC114193965 gene encoding transcription factor ALC-like isoform X2, giving the protein MAGGDMHQPQPSHGRTFPPNSEDFSTFFNQLLHNPPTLGMDPNHSASDFTPNNLNNNNNNIHVPSPPSTFHFSHPHHYIPATDANTFKQHNHNHNPDFTSAESVEARKPVPPPRSSSKRSRAAEFHNLSEKRRRSRINEKMKALQNLIPNSNKTDKASMLDEAIEYLKQLQLQVQMLMMRNGLSLHPMSLPGELRPVMMPQTGLNLDENDGLQNSTSAIASSSNEESLVRHAFSFPKQCSISDQSLVVPSVTRLATSNAPSTFQPPIKDTTLYDNMPQLFMDAPKIGKDPSSDLS; this is encoded by the exons ATGGCTGGTGGTGACATGCACCAACCACAACCCTCTCATGGCAGAACCTTCCCTCCTAATTCAGAAGATTTCTCAACCTTCTTCAACCAACTCCTCCACAACCCTCCCACACTAGGAATGGACCCTAATCATTCTGCTTCTGATTTCACCCCAAACAacctcaacaacaacaacaacaacatccaTGTTCCTTCCCCTCCCTCAACTTTTCATTTCTCTCACCCCCATCACTACATCCCTGCAACTGATGCCAACACCTTCAAACAACACAACCATAATCACAACCCTGATTTCACTTCTGCTGAG AGTGTGGAGGCAAGGAAACCTGTCCCACCACCACGTTCTTCGTCAAAGAGGAGTAGAGCTGCAGAGTTCCATAATTTGTCTGAAAAg AGAAGAAGGAGTAGGATTAACGAGAAAATGAAAGCCTTGCAGAATTTAATTCCAAATTCTAACAAG ACAGACAAAGCTTCAATGCTAGATGAGGCCATAGAATATTTAAAGCAGCTTCAACTTCAAGTGCAA ATGTTAATGATGAGAAATGGTTTGAGCTTGCATCCAATGTCTTTGCCAGGAGAACTAAGACCTGTGATGATGCCTCAGACTGGGTTGAACCTTGATGAGAATGATGGACTTCAGAATTCTACTAGTGCAATTGCATCATCTTCAAATGAAGAAAGCTTGGTTCGGCATGCTTTTAGTTTCCCAAAGCAATGCAGCATCTCAGATCAGTCCCTTGTTGTACCCTCAGTGACAAGATTAGCCACCTCGAATGCACCATCCACTTTTCAGCCTCCTATTAAG GATACAACACTCTACGACAACATGCCCCAACTCTTTATGGATGCACCAAAGATCGGAAAGGACCCTTCTTCAGACTTGTCTTGA
- the LOC114195403 gene encoding probable BOI-related E3 ubiquitin-protein ligase 3, with product MAFPQHHFQRHYQTQQQQPQTKPFRNLQAIDAQMPQQVAFYNPTDLQDQSQHPPYIPPFHVVGFAPGPVPPADGSDGGVDLQLQWNYGLEPERKRLKEQDFLENNSQISSVDFLQPRSVSTGLGLSLDNTRLTSTGDSALLSLIGDDIERELQQQDVEIDRFLKVQGERLRQSILEKVQATQLQSVSLIEDKVLQKLREKEAEVESINKRNMELEDRMEQLTVEAGSWQQRARYNENMIAALKFNLQQAYVQSRDSKEGCGDSEVDDTASCCNGRTLDFHLLSKENTDMKEMMTCKACRVNEVTMVLLPCKHLCLCKDCESKLSFCPLCQSSKFISMEVYM from the exons ATGGCTTTCCCTCAGCACCACTTCCAACGACACTACCAAACCCAGCAACAACAGCCACAGACCAAACCCTTCAG AAATCTGCAAGCAATCGATGCTCAGATGCCACAGCAGGTGGCGTTTTACAACCCTACTGATTTGCAAGATCAGTCCCAGCATCCACCCTACATACCTCCCT TTCATGTTGTTGGGTTTGCTCCGGGTCCTGTTCCTCCTGCTGATGGCAGTGATGGTGGAGTTGATTTGCAATTGCAATGGAATTATGGTTTGGAGCCAGAGAGGAAGAGACTTAAAGAACAGGACTTTTTGGAGAACAATTCTCAGATATCTTCTGTTGATTTTCTCCAACCACGATCAGTTTCAACTGGGTTAGGCTTGTCACTGGACAATACTCGCCTGACATCCACCGGAGACTCAGCTTTGTTGTCGCTCATTGGTGATGACATTGAGCGTGAGTTGCAGCAGCAGGATGTAGAGATAGATAGATTTCTCAAAGTGCAG GGTGAAAGACTGCGTCAATCAATCTTAGAAAAGGTTCAAGCAACACAGCTTCAGAGTGTCTCACTCATCGAGGACAAAGTACTTCAGAAACTTCGCGAGAAAGAAGCTGAGGTTGAAAGCATCAACAAGAGGAACATGGAACTCGAGGACCGAATGGAGCAGTTGACGGTGGAAGCTGGTTCTTGGCAGCAGCGAGCAAGATACAACGAAAACATGATTGCAGCTCTCAAGTTCAACCTTCAGCAAGCATATGTCCAGAGTAGAGATAGTAAAGAAGGATGTGGTGACAGTGAGGTTGATGACACAGCTTCTTGCTGCAATGGCCGTACCCTTGATTTTCATCTGCTTTCTAAGGAGAACACTGATATGAAAGAGATGATGACATGCAAAGCTTGCAGAGTGAACGAAGTGACCATGGTTTTGTTACCTTGTAAGCATCTTTGCCTCTGTAAAGATTGTGAAAGTAAGCTTAGTTTCTGTCCTCTATGTCAATCCTCCAAATTTATAAGCATGGAGGTCTACATGTAA
- the LOC114193965 gene encoding transcription factor ALC-like isoform X1 — protein sequence MAGGDMHQPQPSHGRTFPPNSEDFSTFFNQLLHNPPTLGMDPNHSASDFTPNNLNNNNNNIHVPSPPSTFHFSHPHHYIPATDANTFKQHNHNHNPDFTSAEKSVEARKPVPPPRSSSKRSRAAEFHNLSEKRRRSRINEKMKALQNLIPNSNKTDKASMLDEAIEYLKQLQLQVQMLMMRNGLSLHPMSLPGELRPVMMPQTGLNLDENDGLQNSTSAIASSSNEESLVRHAFSFPKQCSISDQSLVVPSVTRLATSNAPSTFQPPIKDTTLYDNMPQLFMDAPKIGKDPSSDLS from the exons ATGGCTGGTGGTGACATGCACCAACCACAACCCTCTCATGGCAGAACCTTCCCTCCTAATTCAGAAGATTTCTCAACCTTCTTCAACCAACTCCTCCACAACCCTCCCACACTAGGAATGGACCCTAATCATTCTGCTTCTGATTTCACCCCAAACAacctcaacaacaacaacaacaacatccaTGTTCCTTCCCCTCCCTCAACTTTTCATTTCTCTCACCCCCATCACTACATCCCTGCAACTGATGCCAACACCTTCAAACAACACAACCATAATCACAACCCTGATTTCACTTCTGCTGAG AAGAGTGTGGAGGCAAGGAAACCTGTCCCACCACCACGTTCTTCGTCAAAGAGGAGTAGAGCTGCAGAGTTCCATAATTTGTCTGAAAAg AGAAGAAGGAGTAGGATTAACGAGAAAATGAAAGCCTTGCAGAATTTAATTCCAAATTCTAACAAG ACAGACAAAGCTTCAATGCTAGATGAGGCCATAGAATATTTAAAGCAGCTTCAACTTCAAGTGCAA ATGTTAATGATGAGAAATGGTTTGAGCTTGCATCCAATGTCTTTGCCAGGAGAACTAAGACCTGTGATGATGCCTCAGACTGGGTTGAACCTTGATGAGAATGATGGACTTCAGAATTCTACTAGTGCAATTGCATCATCTTCAAATGAAGAAAGCTTGGTTCGGCATGCTTTTAGTTTCCCAAAGCAATGCAGCATCTCAGATCAGTCCCTTGTTGTACCCTCAGTGACAAGATTAGCCACCTCGAATGCACCATCCACTTTTCAGCCTCCTATTAAG GATACAACACTCTACGACAACATGCCCCAACTCTTTATGGATGCACCAAAGATCGGAAAGGACCCTTCTTCAGACTTGTCTTGA
- the LOC114194505 gene encoding uncharacterized protein LOC114194505, with the protein MDPPTGPPGKKRKISKSQGTPSFDSRRFLTEDHQQWYAVVENRNLLPERKVVLQTGEHEEFQEELQRRKWSKLTKYAAHANVAVVKEFYANAMLVKAGEPTFKSFVRGKEISYSGRVINRFLGTELNLGPSGCQYVEWCNKKKDYLKVAEKLCKRGADYVTSAAGHKRRILRGDLVPLAQIWTSFLHSNISPCSHTSDITERRSQMVYAIMAGLSMDVGAIIAQEIHLTANSGSSGQLSFPSLITELCRRAGVDVSEPPFQKPRQPINAQFILKNCMGSETRAPVVRVTPPAVPGSVPHRLGLLETNQQLIHQKLDALYRSQVLMMSSIRSLIPGISQDSFHVPSAEEFDSDVAWPKHPEKKDYIEETDEHAVEKEVDEPAEEDGVKMLLMLRKKKMSSLENSTRSGANQGEGKQRSTSLPCRRNYAEVVEEINANPVAFVTGGNEQKEEFLGGPSDPSLLVSYVDHVAYKLWNGEDRGELKLVSHGRKLSKFGIYHPHIETYVLNSGLLPLSNISYETADKGLISAFVERWHRDTNSFHLPVGEMTITLDDVSTLLHISIVGQFCTYVPLEFAAAAIVLVDLLGVEQADATSEMRHCRGTHVRLSWLREVYEESCVQQRWECAARAYLLHLVGCTIFVDKSATSISVSYLPLFRDMGMCGEYSWGAAALTHMYEQLGDACFAQTKQLGGYATLVQAWIYEHFLGMGNRDIVPTYQEVQPRAARYVTGRHNSTVKAVRLQLDNLTHAGVIWNPYEAHRITRPFESITLFSGFIRLGASMHRHMPERVLRQYGYEQTVPRSPTTIDSADMSVIDERWLHFAEHLVTGMVAATSASACVGDYMVWYRSVSHPYILPSGEEGRPSVLPHQHCHNLDEGGRPTPSQQEHACSDVFNRIVNVLQKMIDCGDVTEGTPAWEGTQTILQLARGVIDGGMICIRCCCNGCGRHIEHSS; encoded by the exons ATGGATCCTCCAACCGGGCCACCTGGGAAAAAAAGGAAGATCTCAAAATCCCAAGGCACTCCATCTTTTGATTCCCGCCGGTTCCTTACAGAAGATCACCAACAATGGTATGCAGTAGTCGAGAACCGGAACTTATTACCGGAACGAAAGGTTGTTTTACAAACAGGTGAACACGAAGAGTTTCAAGAAGAGCTCCAGAGGCGAAAATGGAGCAAATTGACGAAATACGCGGCTCATGCAAACGTAGCCGTTGTAAAAGAATTCTATGCCAATGCAATGTTGGTCAAAGCAGGAGAACCAACCTTCAAAAGCTTTGTCAGAGGCAAAGAGATATCCTATAGTGGCCGAGTCATTAACCGTTTCCTGGGTACCGAACTAAATTTGGGTCCATCAGGTTGTCAATATGTTGAATGGTGCAATAAGAAAAAAGACTACTTGAAGGTGGCTGAAAAACTGTGCAAGCGAGGGGCAGACTATGTAACAAGTGCAGCGGGCCACAAACGGAGAATTTTGAGAGGCGATTTGGTTCCCTTAGCGCAGATATGGACGTCTTTTCTGCATTCCAACATTTCTCCTTGTTCTCACACCTCAGATATCACTGAGAGGAGATCCCAAATGGTATATGCTATTATGGCTGGATTATCCATGGATGTTGGAGCCATCATTGCTCAGGAGATTCATTTGACAGCAAACTCAGGCAGTAGTGGACAGCTGAGTTTCCCGTCTCTTATCACCGAGCTTTGTCGCAGAGCAGGAGTTGATGTCTCAGAGCCACCTTTCCAAAAACCTCGGCAGCCTATTAATGCTCAGTTCATTTTGAAAAACTGTATGGGAAGTGAAACTCGTGCTCCCGTAGTGAGAGTTACGCCTCCGGCAGTACCCGGTAGCGTCCCTCATCGACTTGGGCTATTAGAGACTAATCAGCAATTGATTCACCAGAAGTTGGATGCCTTGTACCGTTCCCAGGTTTTGATGATGAGCAGCATACGGAGCCTCATACCTGGCATTTCTCAGGACTCATTTCATGTTCCATCTGCAGAGGAGTTTGATTCCGATGTCGCATGGCCAAAACATCCTGAGAAAAAGGATTATATTGAGGAAACGGATGAGCATGCGGTTGAGAAGGAGGTGGATGAGCCTGCTGAGGAGGATGGGGTGAAGATGCTGTTGATGctaaggaagaagaagatgagcaGCTTGGAAAATAG CACGAGAAGTGGTGCAAACCAAGGTGAAGGGAAGCAGAGGTCTACGTCTTTGCCCTGTAGAAGAAACTATGCAGAAGTTGTCGAAGAGATTAATGCAAATCCCGTGGCTTTTGTTACAGGGGGAAATGAGCAGAAGGAAGAATTTCTTGGAGGACCATCAGACCCTTCTTTACTAGTTAGTTATGTAGATCACGTGGCGTATAAATTATGGAACGGCGAG GATCGAGGagaattgaaattagtctctcatGGTCGTAAATTGAGTAAATTCGGGATTTATCATCCTCATATTGAGACGTATGTACTCAATTCTGGTTTGTTGCCTTTGTCCAACATAAGTTATGAGACGGCCGATAAGGGATTGATATCAGCATTTGTGGAGAGGTGGCATCGAGACACAAACAGCTTCCATCTCCCTGTTGGTGAGATGACCATAACACTAGATGATGTGTCAACACTGCTTCATATCTCTATTGTGGGGCAATTTTGCACATACGTGCCGTTGGAATTTGCCGCTGCCGCAATAGTTTTGGTGGACTTGCTAGGGGTTGAGCAGGCAGATGCAACCTCAGAAATGAGGCATTGTCGTGGGACACACGTGAGACTTAGTTGGCTAAGAGAGGTTTACGAGGAGTCGTGTGTCCAGCAACGTTGGGAGTGTGCTGCACGAGCATACTTGTTACATCTTGTGGGATGCACTATATTTGTTGATAAGAGTGCAACTTCCATTAGCGTGTCATACCTACCACTATTTAGGGATATGGGGATGTGTGGCGAATATTCATGGGGAGCCGCCGCGTTGACACATATGTACGAGCAGCTAGGGGATGCATGCTTTGCACAGACAAAACAATTGGGTGGTTATGCCACACTTGTCCAG GCTTGGATATATGAACACTTTCTTGGGATGGGAAACAGAGACATCGTCCCAACCTATCAAGAAGTTCAGCCGCGAGCTGCACGATATGTCACTGGACGACATAACTCTACTGTTAAAGCGGTTAGGTTGCAGCTAGATAATCTTACCCATGCCGGGGTCATTTGGAACCCTTATGAAGCTCATCGTATCACTCGTCCCTTTGAGTCAATTACTCTCTTTTCTGGCTTCATTCGCTTGGGTGCGTCTATGCATCGTCATATGCCGGAGCGAGTGTTGCGACAATATGGGTACGAGCAGACTGTTCCGAGATCCCCCACGACTATTGATAGTGCTGACATGAGTGTCATTGATGAGCGATGGTTACACTTCGCAGAGCACCTAGTGACAGGGATGGTAGCAGCTACCTCAGCGTCTGCTTGTGTTGGCGATTACATGGTTTGGTATAGGAGTGTGTCACACCCCTACATACTTCCGAGTGGAGAGGAAGGTCGACCTAGTGTCTTACCTCACCAACATTGTCATAACTTAGATGAGGGAGGTAGACCCACACCATCACAACAAGAGCACGCTTGTTCG GACGTATTCAATCGCATCGTGAATGTGTTACAAAAGATGATTGATTGTGGTGATGTGACTGAAGGCACTCCAGCATGGGAAGGGACCCAGACAATACTACAGTTAGCCCGTGGTGTCATCGATGGGGGAATGATTTGTATTAGATGTTGTTGTAATGGATGTGGGAGACACATTGAACATAGTAGCTAA